A genomic segment from Lignipirellula cremea encodes:
- a CDS encoding phosphatase PAP2 family protein: MNFQTACSRACLLVFLPGLLLIGCASPSPTPLQAALEANRVKTTAVDPSERNAERRTSGAAPPPTRDGAHQAKNTLIQRQMRRERDFLLPLRETPAWLQTVSQDTSSASRASNMLWVSDWQDEEAIQRLPAIEGGLSDGLMPLPPIETLSVDPFVHDLTYADLFAIQRAGIADDYRNFYSPRSLIWLAGGFAVGGLMANTGFDEGFVRDVYLENIVLAPSDEVYEKIHEPKFLGDGYYTLPLFAAAALAEPLIDDLPLGSATAEWGQRSLRTILVGGPPMLALQYATGGSRPGESSAGSKWKPLSDNNGVSGHSFMGAIPFLSAAKMTDNLWLKGGLYVASTLPGLSRVNDDDHYFSQVFLGWWMAYLAASAVDQSHRALEERHYQWHVLPTPNGVNLTFEGTW; this comes from the coding sequence TCGGGTGAAAACGACGGCGGTGGATCCCTCGGAGAGGAACGCCGAACGCCGTACCAGCGGGGCAGCTCCCCCGCCGACCCGCGACGGCGCGCATCAGGCGAAGAACACGCTGATCCAGCGCCAGATGCGGAGAGAACGCGACTTCCTTTTGCCTTTGCGAGAGACGCCGGCCTGGCTGCAGACGGTGTCGCAAGACACCTCCAGTGCGAGCCGGGCGAGCAACATGCTGTGGGTGAGCGACTGGCAGGACGAGGAAGCGATCCAGCGACTGCCGGCGATCGAAGGCGGTCTTTCGGACGGGCTCATGCCGTTGCCGCCGATCGAGACGCTGTCCGTGGATCCGTTTGTCCACGACCTGACGTATGCGGACCTGTTCGCCATTCAGCGGGCCGGGATAGCGGACGATTATCGCAACTTCTATTCGCCGCGCAGCCTGATCTGGCTGGCCGGCGGGTTTGCTGTGGGCGGATTGATGGCGAACACCGGTTTCGACGAAGGCTTTGTGCGCGATGTGTACCTGGAGAACATCGTTCTCGCGCCGAGCGATGAGGTCTATGAGAAGATCCACGAGCCCAAGTTCCTGGGCGACGGCTACTACACATTGCCGCTGTTTGCCGCCGCCGCTTTGGCGGAGCCGCTGATCGACGACCTGCCGCTGGGATCGGCCACGGCCGAATGGGGGCAGCGTTCGTTGCGCACGATCCTGGTCGGCGGACCGCCCATGCTGGCCCTGCAGTACGCCACCGGCGGCTCCCGGCCGGGCGAATCGAGCGCCGGCTCCAAATGGAAGCCGCTCAGCGACAACAACGGTGTGAGCGGGCATAGTTTCATGGGGGCGATCCCCTTTCTCTCAGCCGCCAAGATGACCGATAACCTGTGGCTCAAAGGCGGCCTGTACGTGGCTTCCACCTTGCCCGGTCTGTCTCGCGTCAACGACGACGACCACTACTTCTCGCAAGTCTTTCTGGGCTGGTGGATGGCGTATCTGGCCGCCTCTGCGGTCGACCAATCCCATCGTGCACTGGAAGAACGCCACTACCAGTGGCACGTCCTCCCGACCCCCAACGGCGTCAATCTAACATTCGAAGGAACGTGGTAA